The segment TCGCCGAACCCCGAGCAGGGTCATCGAGACCTCCATCTCCTCACGCAGCATCGCCAGCATGCGACTCACGGCATCCGCGCCGCCGACCGCCAGCGCATAGAGAAAAGGCCGCCCGATCAGCACGCCTTTTGCCCCCAAGGAGAGGGCCTTGAGGACGTCGGTGCCACGCCGAATGCCGCCATCCATGAGCACCGGAATGTCGCGGCCGACCGCGTCGACCACCTCGGGTAGCGCGTCGAGGCTGGCAATCGCGTAGTCGAGCTGACGTCCGCCGTGGTTGCTCACGATCAGCCCGCGCGCGCCCGCCTCGACCGCGTGGCGGGCATCGTCGGAGCGAACGATGCCCTTGACCATCACCGGAAGCGAGGTCCTGGCGACGAGCCATTCGAGGTCGGCCCAGCCAAGGCCGGGATGGGTGTTGGCATTCACGTTCTGCGCGAACGGATCCGGGCCTTCGTCGGGGTCCGCTCGACGCCGGTCGTCGAGATTGGCGTAGCGAAGCCCCTGCGGCAGGCTGAAGGCGTTGCGGATGTCCCGCTCGCGTCGCCCGGTCTTGGGGAGGTCGACGGTCAGCAGGATCGCGGAGTAGCCGGCATCGACGGCGCGCTCGACGAAGCCGGCGCTCACCGCCCGCTCCGCGTGCATGTAGAGCTGGAACCAGCGGGGCCCGCTTGCGGCGGCAGCGACCTCTTCGATGGCGGCGCTCGCCAGCGTGCTGAGGGCATAGGCGATGCCTGCCTCCGATGCCGCCCGGTAGGCGGCCAGCTCGCCATCGGGATGGGCCATCCGCTGGATCGCGGTGGGCGCCAGGTGGACTGGCATCCGGAAGCGCTGGCCGAACAACTCGCTGCTCAGGTCGGTGTGGTCCGTGGACGCCAGGACCTTGAAGCGGAACCGATAGCGGGCAAAGGCCTCGCGGTTACCCCGAAGCGCCGCTTCGTCCTCGGAGCCGCCGGCGATGTAGTCATAGATGCCTTGCGGAAGGACCGCCCGAGCCGCCGGCTCGAAGTCATCCAGCTTGAGCGGAGGTGCCGGCCGGGTCTTTTTGTCGACCATCGAATCGGCCATGGCGCCAATTGTGGCGTTTTGGGGCCGCCCTGTGTAACGTGTACGGAAGCGCCTGTACGAAAGCGTCGGATGCTGCAAGGAAGGGAGGTTTCCTCGTTATGAGTGGGGCCATCGCGATCCTGGCGTTTCATCAGGTCTACCAGCCGCTCGGCGACAACATTTTTCTCTCGGCGATCGTCGCAGGCATTCCTCTATACATCTTGTTCGTGATGCTGGCAGTGCTACGGCTGCCTGCCTGGATGTCGGCCTTGACGGCGATGCTCTCCGCGGCCGTGCTCGCGGCGCTGGTCTGGGGCATGCCACTCGGCCTTGACCTTTCGGCGACCACCGAGGGCATGGCGAATGGGTTGTGGCCCATCAGCTGGATCGTGCTCAACGCGGTCTTCTTCCACAACCTGACCATCGCCAGCGGCGACTTCGACGTGATCCGCCGTTCGCTCACCCGATTGACGGGGGACCGTCGCGTCCAGGCCCTGCTGGTGGCGTTTTGCTTCGGCGCCCTGATGGAAGGCATTGCCGGTTTCGGTGCCCCGGTTGCGATCTCGGCGGCCATCCTCGCCAGCCTCGGATTCGAGCCGATCAGCGCGGCGGTGCTCGCCCTGCTCGCCAACACGGCGCCCGTGGCCTTCGGGTCGATCGGCATCCCGATCGTCACGCTCGGTCTGCTGACCGCGCCCATCATCGGCCACAGCGCGAACGATCAAACGCAGGTCACCCTGGCACTCTCCGCCATGGTTGGCCGGCAACTTCCGATCTTCTCGGTCATCATCCCGGCCTTCTTGATCGTCGTCCTCGCGGGTTGGAAGCGCATGGTCGAAGTGCTGCCGGCCGTCCTCACCGCGGGCGTCGTCTTTGCGGTTGTCCAGTTCCTGGTCTCGAACTTCATCGGTCCAGAGTTGACAGACGTGCTCGCCGCGCTGGTCTCGATGGCGGCTGTCGCTCTCTTACTTCGCGTTTGGAAGCCGAGGACGTTGTGGGGCTTTGCCGCCGACCGCGCGCCGGTGCCGGGCGCCGCCCCGAGGTTCCGCAGCGTCGGCGCCGCGGTGGCGCAGGTCGCCGATCCGCCTGCCCGGATCGTGCGCGCCTACATGATGTACGTGATCCTGGTGGTGGTCATCCTCATCGGCCAGATGGGCAACTTGCCGTTCTTTTCCGGCAGCCCTCCCGGCAACGTGAAGAACGCCCTCCACACACCCGCGAATATCACGGCCGACCTCAAATGCGGCCAGCCGGGATTCGCGCTCTGCCCCAATCCGTGGTTTGGGCCCAGTCCGGTAAAGGATGCCGGCGCCTTCAAGTTCCCGTTCTGGAGATTCCAGTGGCCCTTCAGCTACGAAGGCACATCGGCCAAACCGAAGGCCCTGATCA is part of the Candidatus Dormiibacterota bacterium genome and harbors:
- a CDS encoding alpha-hydroxy acid oxidase, which produces MADSMVDKKTRPAPPLKLDDFEPAARAVLPQGIYDYIAGGSEDEAALRGNREAFARYRFRFKVLASTDHTDLSSELFGQRFRMPVHLAPTAIQRMAHPDGELAAYRAASEAGIAYALSTLASAAIEEVAAAASGPRWFQLYMHAERAVSAGFVERAVDAGYSAILLTVDLPKTGRRERDIRNAFSLPQGLRYANLDDRRRADPDEGPDPFAQNVNANTHPGLGWADLEWLVARTSLPVMVKGIVRSDDARHAVEAGARGLIVSNHGGRQLDYAIASLDALPEVVDAVGRDIPVLMDGGIRRGTDVLKALSLGAKGVLIGRPFLYALAVGGADAVSRMLAMLREEMEVSMTLLGVRRLSELSNDLVTRV
- a CDS encoding L-lactate permease, encoding MSGAIAILAFHQVYQPLGDNIFLSAIVAGIPLYILFVMLAVLRLPAWMSALTAMLSAAVLAALVWGMPLGLDLSATTEGMANGLWPISWIVLNAVFFHNLTIASGDFDVIRRSLTRLTGDRRVQALLVAFCFGALMEGIAGFGAPVAISAAILASLGFEPISAAVLALLANTAPVAFGSIGIPIVTLGLLTAPIIGHSANDQTQVTLALSAMVGRQLPIFSVIIPAFLIVVLAGWKRMVEVLPAVLTAGVVFAVVQFLVSNFIGPELTDVLAALVSMAAVALLLRVWKPRTLWGFAADRAPVPGAAPRFRSVGAAVAQVADPPARIVRAYMMYVILVVVILIGQMGNLPFFSGSPPGNVKNALHTPANITADLKCGQPGFALCPNPWFGPSPVKDAGAFKFPFWRFQWPFSYEGTSAKPKALISQEPTIVTKSTPYPITFTWDFLSAAGSLVLFASIIAFIVMAIRGAPLRLFFTTYGRTLRQLALPIMTIAFILGIAAVMNFSGMTSTLALLMAKAGGFFPFFSAVIGALGVFLTGSDTASNTLFGPMQAHTAQQIVIGGHHLSPVLTAGTNSSGGVMGKMISPQNLSVGAAGVNRVGSEGEIFRRTIGYSLILTAAVGIVAMIEVYLIPGIIPTFG